AAGATCGGGCCGGCGCCTTCGGGACCGAAGAGCGGCCTGGCAAAGAGCAGCGCGAGGATGGCCAGGGCAAGCAGCGGCATTACGAGTCCCGCCGCTTTCGGCGTGGGTCGCGCCGCGCCGAGGCTGAAGCCGTTATAGAGGAACCAGACGCCGATGCCGATACCGGCGATCAGCCCCGCGATGCCGGCGATGGCGTTCCAGTCCCCTCCCGCGAGGCGCAGATAGGCCCGCCACGGGCAGCCGAGGAAGACGAGCGCGCCGATCATCGCGAAGAAGCCCAGCGCGAAGCGCACCATCGGCGAAGAGCCGCCGCGCGGCCTGTATTCCGCAAAGGCCAGCGCCGAAGCGAAGGCTCCGAGGATAAAGCCCGCGATCTCAGGGCGCAGATACTGCACGACGGCGGCGCGGTGCAGACCGAAGGCGCCGGCGATATCCCGCGTGAAGCAGGCGACGCAGAATCCCATATTTCCGGGGTTCCCAAACTTCACAAGCAGCGCCGCAATGACGCCGAGGATGAGTCCGGCTATCGCCGGGCCATTCTTTGACATAAGAAAACGATCCAAAATATTTACCTCCTGTTGGCTTTGATTGTGAAAAAACATAAAACGACCACGCGCCGGCAGGCGTACCGGCCGTCTCCTCACATATCAATACAGCAGAAAAGAAAAGTGTTTATCCTTTTAAAAGCGGGCATGCGGGAGGACGGCAACAGACGGCAGACTCGGTACACGAGCCGAATTAACCGATCACGTCATGACAGCCTTCCCCCTTAAAAAATTCTTTTACATAACATCTTCTCTATTATAAGCACTAACCTTATACTTTTGCAATTTGTGTCAGGAGATTGTTGTGCAAGAGCCTAAACAGCGGACGGCTGCGTTCCGCGGGCAATTATCCCGGCAAAAAATGTTCTTAAAAAGAAACATTTAATCATTATGCCTACGCAGAGAGATATAAGCATAAAGCGCAATGTGCAGACGATAAAATAAGATTATACTTACCAATATGATGCTATGAGAATAAATAACAGGGGAAAATATAAGTCCGATGCGGGAAGGGATGAAACAAAATGACTGCGAGCAGAGAATCCAAGGGGCCGACAGCAAAAAGGATAAGAAGGAGTCCCGAACTGCTTATAAAAGAGCTTGATACAAAAATGAAAAAACTGGAAGAGCGGATCTATAAAAAAAATAAGGATGCGGTCCATTATATTGGCGCAGCCATTTTAAAGCGCGCCAATTTTGATTTCTCCTCTTTTACGCACGAGGATCTGGAAGCGGTCCAAAATATGACGCCGCGCGGCGAAGCCATGATAACGGAAATCATCAAAAAAGCCAACCAGAGCTAATGTCCCCCCATAAACCCCAGAGCAGAGAGAGGCGGTCC
The window above is part of the Cloacibacillus evryensis DSM 19522 genome. Proteins encoded here:
- the yedE gene encoding YedE family putative selenium transporter, yielding MSKNGPAIAGLILGVIAALLVKFGNPGNMGFCVACFTRDIAGAFGLHRAAVVQYLRPEIAGFILGAFASALAFAEYRPRGGSSPMVRFALGFFAMIGALVFLGCPWRAYLRLAGGDWNAIAGIAGLIAGIGIGVWFLYNGFSLGAARPTPKAAGLVMPLLALAILALLFARPLFGPEGAGPIFFSEKGPGAAHAPILISLGAGLVVGWLAQRTRFCTIGAVRDLIMVRDPHLFKGIAAFILAAFVANMALGQFKAGFEGQPVAHTMQLWNFLGMVLSGLAFTLAGGCPGRMLIMSGEGDSDAGSFILGMLVGAAFAHNFSLASSGAGIGGFGAPATIIGLIFCLLVGFGFRNKMA